In one window of uncultured Desulfovibrio sp. DNA:
- a CDS encoding nitroreductase family protein, whose product MNSFIVDTELCRKDGICAKVCPIQIIDGNVGEYPSMSSHKVRVCIGCGQCMAFCPANACSAPGLSSQDSRPLRRELIPSADQVEELVFSRRSVRNFKNKPVPRELLHRILDGARFAPTAKNTQELRWIVLETREQTEKLAALVIDWMRALPEIDPATARDVHAESLVRAWEAGYDVITRTAPHLALIIAPKGHWGPSDASIAAAYLELLAHGHNVGCCWGGYVCFAMGHPSAHVLRAFAGVKDDEQVYAAQMMGFPLLAPHFRPPRKALDVTWL is encoded by the coding sequence ATGAACTCTTTTATAGTAGATACAGAATTGTGCCGCAAGGACGGAATTTGCGCCAAAGTGTGCCCCATTCAGATTATTGATGGCAATGTTGGCGAATACCCCTCCATGTCTTCGCACAAGGTCAGGGTATGTATTGGGTGCGGGCAGTGCATGGCCTTTTGCCCAGCCAATGCCTGTTCTGCGCCGGGGCTTTCATCGCAAGACAGCCGCCCCTTGCGGCGTGAACTGATCCCTTCGGCCGATCAGGTTGAAGAACTCGTATTTTCACGGCGCTCTGTGCGGAATTTCAAAAATAAACCTGTTCCGCGCGAGCTGCTGCACAGGATCCTTGACGGCGCGCGCTTTGCCCCTACGGCTAAAAACACGCAGGAGCTGCGCTGGATTGTTTTGGAAACCCGCGAGCAGACGGAAAAGCTGGCAGCTCTGGTCATTGACTGGATGCGCGCCCTGCCGGAAATTGACCCTGCCACTGCCAGGGACGTGCATGCCGAAAGCCTCGTGCGGGCATGGGAAGCCGGGTATGACGTCATCACCCGTACGGCCCCGCATCTTGCCCTGATTATTGCCCCCAAGGGACACTGGGGCCCGTCAGATGCCTCCATTGCCGCTGCCTATCTGGAGCTGCTGGCCCACGGACACAATGTGGGCTGTTGCTGGGGCGGCTACGTGTGCTTTGCCATGGGGCATCCCTCTGCCCACGTTCTGCGGGCCTTTGCGGGCGTTAAGGACGATGAGCAGGTCTATGCCGCGCAGATGATGGGCTTTCCACTGCTTGCCCCCCATTTCAGACCGCCGCGCAAGGCGCTGGATGTCACCTGGCTGTAA
- a CDS encoding 4-oxalocrotonate tautomerase family protein — MPFVNIKVTGGAEAPTAEQKAELIRGVTELLQRVLNKNPATTVVLIEELSTDNWGIGGESVTVRRRKQ, encoded by the coding sequence ATGCCTTTTGTAAATATCAAGGTAACAGGCGGTGCAGAAGCCCCCACTGCGGAGCAGAAAGCAGAACTCATCCGCGGCGTCACGGAACTGCTGCAAAGGGTACTGAACAAAAACCCCGCAACCACCGTGGTTCTTATTGAAGAACTCTCCACGGATAACTGGGGCATCGGCGGCGAAAGCGTTACAGTACGCCGACGCAAACAGTAA
- the modD gene encoding ModD protein, whose product MHFPCSDTWLEGLLADDCPGLDLTVELLGIAATSGVMRFAPKVDCTISGVEEAGMLLRKCGLSVSRTAANGGRLAAGQQCLEATGPAAALHRGWKLAQTLMEYMTGIATRAAHMVEQAHTANPAVRVAVTRKNFPGAKAICLEAAMNGGAIIHRQNLSDSILIFDQHRVFLPGEQQTSLRSVAAMMDKLRARAPERKISAEVDTFDDALLVAEAGIDIVQCEKFDCETLAATVGAVRALRDDIVILAAGGINDGNAAQYAATGVDVLVTTWPYFGKPADIKVVMEKAP is encoded by the coding sequence ATGCACTTTCCCTGTTCCGATACATGGCTGGAAGGCCTGCTGGCAGATGACTGCCCCGGCCTTGACCTTACGGTAGAACTGCTCGGCATTGCCGCGACTTCTGGCGTCATGCGCTTTGCGCCCAAGGTGGATTGCACCATCAGCGGCGTGGAAGAAGCCGGAATGCTCCTGCGCAAATGCGGCCTTTCTGTCAGCCGCACCGCCGCCAACGGCGGCAGGCTTGCAGCGGGCCAGCAATGTCTGGAGGCCACAGGCCCCGCCGCCGCCCTGCACCGAGGCTGGAAGCTGGCCCAGACCCTGATGGAATACATGACAGGCATTGCCACGCGCGCGGCGCACATGGTGGAGCAGGCCCACACCGCAAACCCCGCCGTGCGCGTTGCCGTGACACGTAAAAACTTTCCCGGTGCCAAGGCCATCTGCCTGGAGGCGGCCATGAACGGCGGGGCCATCATTCATCGGCAAAACCTCTCGGACAGTATCCTCATTTTTGACCAGCACAGAGTTTTTCTGCCCGGTGAGCAACAGACCTCGTTGCGCAGCGTGGCAGCCATGATGGACAAATTGCGCGCGCGAGCGCCTGAACGCAAGATCAGCGCCGAGGTGGACACCTTTGACGATGCCCTGCTGGTGGCAGAAGCAGGCATTGATATTGTTCAGTGCGAAAAATTCGATTGTGAGACTCTTGCCGCAACTGTGGGTGCCGTGCGCGCCCTGCGTGACGACATCGTCATTCTGGCCGCTGGCGGCATCAACGACGGCAACGCCGCCCAGTATGCGGCCACAGGCGTTGACGTGCTGGTCACAACCTGGCCCTACTTTGGCAAACCGGCAGACATCAAGGTCGTTATGGAAAAGGCCCCCTAG